From one Lotus japonicus ecotype B-129 chromosome 3, LjGifu_v1.2 genomic stretch:
- the LOC130743951 gene encoding uncharacterized protein LOC130743951, with product MVTRSSEATQGVNSDAEINPSTDDDVANPRITEVLETPLKEVLRADVDPIVPSPSNNQSSHGVDTDCNKDSDHLEEEVMVPNSTPSVDKDMHVEGVQDVIENSESDEVLINTLGASASVASKRRKMTVVRKYSTRSSGKKLGLGLSENKKRKKVIILDDDTPVVQNVKRKVHKDNATPVVDETPTVELDKSDTGSAARKRKIGKRIPENVPAAPLDNISFHSEESVGKWKYVYQRRIAQERELTGEILHCQEIIELIEAAGLLKTVTEIGGCYDKLVREFIVNVTTNCTVSGHPDFRKVFVRGRCVHFSPEIINQYLGRSTIATGNEELSLSTITNELTAGQIMEWPVKGLLSSTYLSVKYAILNRIGAANWAPTTHNSDISSGLAKLIYLIGTKAQFDFGEYVFAQTMKHADTFAVKLPIGFPCLLCGIILSQHPQILLVDEVPSKKASLLTIDYRLLAGAHVSDVAGLAEMTQGEGTSSQKTPETPIAALLAVSNMLQDTITSCTLRKKNVDTLILQLTKGKRPLEDNAAANDQDDAGTSDDDPTASD from the coding sequence atggtaaCGAGAAGCTCTGAGGCTACTCAGGGAGTAAATTCCGACGCTGAAATCAACCCAAGTACAGATGATGATGTTGCTAATCCTCGTATCACTGAAGTGTTGGAAACTCCTCTCAAGGAAGTTTTACGTGCAGATGTGGATCCAATTGTTCCATCACCAAGCAACAATCAATCAAGCCACGGTGTTGATACTGATTGCAACAAGGATTCTGATCATCTTGAGGAAGAGGTAATGGTTCCCAACTCTACTCCCTCTGTTGATAAAGATATGCATGTCGAGGGTGTTCAGGATGTCATTGAAAACTCAGAATCTGATGAGGTGTTGATCAACACCCTTGGTGCTTCTGCTTCTGTTGCTTCAAAGAGGCGAAAGATGACTGTTGTTCGTAAGTACTCTACGCGTTCCTCTGGCAAGAAgttaggtttgggtttgagtgagAACAAGAAGCGCAAGAAGGTCATTATTCTTGATGATGATACTCCTGTTGTACAGAATGTCAAGAGAAAGGTTCACAAAGATAATGCTACTCCTGTTGTTGATGAGACTCCAACTGTGGAGTTGGATAAGTCAGACACTGGTTCTGCTGCTCGAAAGCGCAAGATTGGGAAACGAATTCCAGAAAATGTGCCTGCTGCTCCTTTGGATAACATTTCCTTTCACTCTGAAGAAAGTGTTGGTAAGTGGAAGTATGTTTATCAGCGCAGGATTGCTCAAGAGAGGGAATTGACTGGTGAGATTTTGCATTGTCAAGAAATTATAGAACTTATTGAGGCTGCTGGGTTGTTGAAAACTGTTACTGAGATTGGTGGCTGCTATGACAAGTTGGTGAGAGAATTTATTGTGAATGTGACTACCAATTGCACTGTGTCTGGGCATCCTGATTTCAGGAAAGTGTTTGTGCGTGGTAGGTGTGTACACTTTTCACCTGAGATCATTAATCAGTATTTGGGAAGGAGCACTATTGCCACAGGAAATGAAGAGCTGTCCTTGAGTACTATCACTAATGAACTCACGGCTGGTCAGATTATGGAATGGCCTGTCAAAGGCTTGTTGTCTTCTACTTatttgagtgtgaagtatgctatcttGAATCGCATTGGTGCTGCAAATTGGGCTCCTACCACCCACAACTCAGATATTTCTTCAGGTTTggcaaaattaatttatctgaTTGGTACTAAGGCTCAGTTTGATTTTGGTGAATATGTCTTTGCTCAAACTATGAAGCATGCTGACACCTTTGCTGTCAAGCTTCCTATTGGGTTTCCTTGTTTACTTTGTGGGATTATCTTGAGTCAACATCCTCAAATTCTCCTTGTTGATGAGGTTCCTAGCAAGAAGGCTAGTCTTCTCACTATTGATTACAGGCTGCTAGCTGGTGCCCATGTTTCTGATGTTGCTGGTTTGGCTGAGATGACTCAGGGGGAGGGTACTTCCTCTCAGAAGACTCCTGAGACTCCTATTGCTGCGCTTCTTGCTGTGTCTAATATGCTTCAGGACACAATTACTAGTTGTacattgaggaagaagaatgtggaCACTCTCATTCTGCAGTTGACTAAAGGCAAGAGGCCTCTTGAAGACAATGCTGCTGCTAATGATCAAGATGATGCTGGTACTTCTGATGATGACCCTACTGCTAGTGATTAG